Proteins encoded within one genomic window of Aspergillus nidulans FGSC A4 chromosome VII:
- a CDS encoding glyceraldehyde-3-phosphate dehydrogenase (phosphorylating) gpdC (transcript_id=CADANIAT00009319) translates to MAPSINEIPISDSPSACRVGINGFGRIGRNVLRVALARNDIQIVAINHTCTSVQDLIYLIRYDSSMGKLSPDIPIHAISETQISVNGRPIALTSERDLKKLNWAALGAEYVVECTGKFTKRELAQDHITYGGAKRVVISAPSSDSPTYVYGVNADEYRANEETRVISCASCTTNCVTPVLKVLQREFGIAQGFLTTVHAATKSQTVLDGYSKKNRRLGRSVFDNIIPTTTGAAKAIASVLPELTGKVTGASIRVPTPNVSLIDLTVSTETPTSLAEILAAFRRAAKNELAGVLSVSDEVLVSSDYLGDSHSAIVDAAACSELNPTFFKIMAWYDNEWGYSSRLLDLTRHIAHNE, encoded by the exons ATGGCTCCTTCCATCAACGAGATCCCCATCAGTGACTCTCCCTCGGCCTGCCGAGTAGGCATCAACGGGTTTGGACGCATCG GCCGCAATGTCCTCCGCGTCGCACTCGCCCGAAACGACATTCAGATCGTGGCCATCAACCACACGTGCACGTCTGTCCAAGACCTCATCTACCTGATCCGCTACGACTCGTCCATGGGCAAGCTCTCGCCGGATATCCCCATCCACGCAATCTCCGAAACACAGATCTCCGTCAACGGCCGGCCAATCGCGCTCACGTCGGAACGtgacctgaagaagctcaactGGGCGGCGCTGGGCGCAGAGTACGTGGTCGAATGCACCGGCAAGTTCACCAAGCGGGAGCTCGCCCAGGACCATATCACATACGGGGGCGCCAAGCGAGTGGTCATCTCGGCCCCGAGCTCAGATTCGCCAACGTACGTGTACGGAGTCAACGCGGACGAGTACCGGGCAAACGAGGAAACACGCGTGATCTCGTGTGCCAGCTGTACAACCAACTGCGTGACACCGGTGCTCAAAGTGCTCCAGCGGGAGTTTGGCATCGCGCAGGGGTTCTTGACCACGGTCCATGCCGCCACGAAATCGCAGACGGTCCTGGACGGAtacagcaagaagaaccgACGGCTAG GCCGCAGCGTTTTCGACAATATCATCCCGACAACAACGGGTGCTGCCAAGGCGATCGCATCAGTGCTGCCTGAACTGACAGGCAAGGTAACGGGAGCCTCGATCCGCGTGCCAAC CCCCAATGTCTCGTTGATTGATTTGACCGTCAGCACCGAGACGCCCACCTCGCTAGCCGAGATACTAGCGGCGTTTCGGCGCGCGGCCAAGAACGAGCTGGCTGGCGTGCTGAGCGTAAGCGACGAGGTGCTGGTGAGCAGCGACTATCTGGGCGACTCGCATAGTGCGATCGTAGACGCCGCTGCGTGTAGCGAGCTGAACCCGACCTTTTTCAAGATCATGGCCTGGTATGACAACGAATGGGGGTATTCCAGCCGACTTTTGGATCTGACGAGACATATTGCGCATAATGAGTAA
- a CDS encoding protein hk-8-1 (transcript_id=CADANIAT00009317), giving the protein MAQEREFYKYCQLPQRPGLLDRPPVSPRTEQNVELLPQSSQDTTLTALAQLGALRLNCQRCMISLFDRRTQYILTEATRTLSLQDDRVHLDGDALWLGSSVIPKEDGICHLVCQESSLNASQCESDPACGLVVPDLTKDDRFNKRQYVVKAPHLRFFAGVPIRSRRGIAIGAFSVSDGKTRPSGLTSLELRFMTDTAAAIMNHLEMVRSHEQNRRGANMIAGLGNFVEGGIFPSSSLRRRSRLNVDNETAAKDDSPRNSVLVSRRIHARSEQSTANDRAQREKSPIPSVPESKESNELQPLCEPSTPKRKRENEVTLTSGTREIFGRAARILQESLDVQGVVFFDASVKSYAGLVRNSDDRPSDAESSSGSSEAPEASSSDSDNPATGHSTTDTDDFSTSDVLGYSLEDPEQPMGAMRETFLRSLLRNYPQGAIFNVDENGSISSSEGSDSSSGTSVSREIVYRRHEAPKVQRRWKQQKRHRLSLKEENKWLLKIFPSARCITLFPLWDSRRNRWFSGLFLWTKSPRSFSLGGELAYLYAFSNSIMAEIHRLDIELANRAHATLVGSISHELRSPLHGILGSTELLGDSDLTPAQTALVNTVEHCGRSLLDIINNMLDFAKINQFARKSRSSRFKSSSPRRRQHRFLMPAKGNGVVNLISDVQLDAVLEEVAGSVFAGHCFSSKNRTLALASVPTLDREGELVMASPTERPLSVFNESLTVIYDVAPDFQWLFETQAGAWRRVLMNLFGNALKYTQSGYILVSLKSSTPATAKGRRLSRGESADTATVTLTVKDTGQGIDKEYLQSNVFKPFSQENPLSPGSGLGLSIVHQTVVSLGGSIDIVSTKGTGTEVKVRVDLPRTPKSEATNGDQNQHHKAVTETRELVRGKSIGLVGFGTPAEHNEEALTLLRSSLQRMYQDYFGMEVGFASPGNPGSFDIYVVRQTYLDVADEIFRNVGTVHGKRPAVLVICSTPQIAQKLSSTASQRRSPAVYEFISQPCGPCRTADALRGCVNRRETESPRPSPPLTSETIDSYGHVTVIETANSGASGMPYTGCATNGYRAANGIPQDTPQVHTNQRANGLTGLKIETLKSPASPIALSPKTLALQNGKTVSTGVEVQLSPTSAVTTITTSAVEEGDGAVTEISATLEASHIVPSVLLVDDNSVNLQLLVAVMKKAKFSYFTACNGLEALEVYKAHAKEIHVILMDISMPVMDGLESTREIRLFEKTQRESPAFKPATIIALSGLGSASVRQEAFNSGLDLFLSKPVRFQELTTQLGELMR; this is encoded by the exons ATGGCCCAGGAGCGCGAGTTCTACAA ATACTGCCAGCTTCCCCAGCGCCCTGGCCTTCTCGATCGACCGCCGGTCTCCCCTCGCACCGAGCAGAACGTCGAGCTGCTTCCTCAGTCCTCTCAGGACACGACGCTGACGGCGCTTGCGCAGCTGGGCGCCCTGCGGCTGAACTGCCAGCGATGCATGATCTCTCTCTTTGACCGCCGCACCCAGTATATCCTGACGGAGGCGACGCGCACTCTTAGCCTGCAAGATGACCGCGTCCATTTGGACGGCGATGCGCTCTGGCTGGGGAGCAGTGTGATTCCTAAGGAGGACGGGATTTGTCATCTCGTCTGCCAGGAATCTAGTCTCAACGCCAGCCAGTGCGAGTCCGACCCCGCTTGCGGGTTGGTTGTTCCCGACCTGACGAAAGATGATCGGTTCAACAAACGGCAGTACGTCGTCAAAGCGCCGcatctgcgcttcttcgctggcgtACCGATTCGCAGCCGACGCGGGATCGCTATCGGTGCGTTCAGCGTCAGCGACGGCAAGACGCGGCCGAGCGGTCTCACGTCGCTGGAACTCCGATTCATGACCGATACTGCTGCCGCGATCATGAACCAtctggagatggtgcgaTCGCACGAGCAGAACCGCCGTGGAGCGAACATGATCGCCGGGCTGGGCAACTTTGTCGAAGGGGGTATATTCCCCTCCAGCAGCCTTCGCCGGCGCAGCCGGCTCAATGTCGACAATGAGACGGCTGCCAAGGACGATTCACCGCGGAACAGCGTCTTGGTCTCTCGTCGGATTCACGCCCGGTCTGAACAGTCGACAGCTAACGATCGCGCGCAGCGCGAAAAGTCGCCAATCCCGTCTGTGCCCGAATCCAAGGAGTCCAACGAACTGCAGCCTCTCTGCGAACCGTCGACACCGAAACGAAAGCGCGAGAACGAAGTCACCCTGACTTCAGGCACCCGCGAGATCTTTGGCCGCGCCGCCCGTATCCTTCAGGAGTCGCTGGACGTTCAGGGGGTGGTCTTCTTCGACGCCAGCGTCAAGTCGTACGCCGGCTTGGTCCGCAATTCTGACGACCGACCTTCTGATGCTgagagcagcagcggttCTAGCGAGGCTCCTGAGGCAAGCTCCAGCGACAGCGACAATCCGGCCACGGGCCACTCGACCACCGATACGGACGACTTCTCCACATCCGATGTGCTGGGATACTCGCTTGAGGATCCAGAACAGCCCATGGGCGCGATGCGCGAGACCTTCCTGCGATCGCTTTTACGGAACTATCCGCAGGGTGCCATCTTCAACGTCGATGAGAACGGCAGTATCTCCTCTAGTGAAGGCAGCGATAGCTCTTCAGGGACCAGTGTCTCGCGGGAGATTGTCTACCGCCGCCACGAAGCGCCCAAAGTCCAGCGGCGgtggaagcagcagaaacGCCACCGGCTCAGCCTGAAGGAAGAGAACAAATGGTTGCTGAAGATCTTCCCGTCTGCGCGCTGCATCACCCTGTTCCCACTCTGGGATTCCCGCCGCAACCGCTGGTTCTCGGGCCTGTTTCTCTGGACCAAGTCGCCgcgcagcttcagcctcgGAGGAGAGCTAGCGTACCTCTATGCCTTTTCGAACAGCATCATGGCCGAGATCCACCGGTTGGACATCGAGCTAGCCAATCGGGCGCATGCGACGCTTGTTGGCAGTATCTCGCACGAACTGCGCAGCCCTCTGCATGGGATCCTGGGTAGCACCGAGCTGCTGGGCGACTCGGACCTGACCCCTGCGCAAACGGCGCTCGTCAACACGGTCGAGCACTGCGGTCGCTCACTGCTGGATATTATCAACAACATGCTGGACTTTGCAAAGATCAACCAGTTCGCGCGCAAGTCGCGGTCGTCACGGTTCAAGTCGTCGTCACCCCGACGGCGCCAGCACCGATTTCTCATGCCTGCTAAGGGAAACGGAGTGGTGAATCTCATTTCCGACGTGCAGCTGGACGCGGTGCTGGAAGAAGTTGCCGGCAGCGTGTTCGCTGGGCACTGCTTCAGCTCTAAGAACCGCACCCTGGCGCTAGCCTCTGTCCCAACCCTAGATAGGGAGGGAGAGCTAGTCATGGCCAGCCCGACGGAGCGGCCGCTTTCGGTCTTTAACGAATCCCTCACGGTGATTTATGATGTCGCGCCGGATTTCCAGTGGCTGTTTGAGACGCAAGCTGGAGCGTGGCGTCGCGTGCTGATGAACCTGTTTGGGAATGCCCTCAAGTACACCCAGTCCGGCTATATTCTAGTCTCGCTCAAATCATCTACCCCAGCAACGGCCAAGGGACGAAGGCTCTCACGCGGTGAGAGTGCCGACACCGCCACTGTGACACTTACAGTCAAGGACACTGGTCAAGGTATTGACAAGGAGTACTTGCAGAGCAACGTCTTCAAGCCCTTCTCACAGGAGAACCCTCTCTCACCCGGCAGCGGCCTGGGTCTCAGCATCGTCCATCAAACTGTTGTCTCGCTCGGCGGCAGTATCGATATTGTCTCCACCAAAGGCACCGGCACAGAGGTCAAGGTCCGCGTTGACCTGCCACGCACGCCCAAATCCGAGGCAACAAATGGCGACCAGAACCAACACCACAAAGCAGTGACGGAGACCAGGGAGCTTGTTCGGGGTAAATCCATCGGCCTCGTCGGATTCGGTACACCGGCTGAGCACAATGAGGAAGCCCTGACTCTGCTCCGCTCCTCGCTCCAGCGCATGTACCAGGATTATTTCGGTATGGAGGTCGGCTTTGCGTCGCCCGGAAATCCCGGCTCATTTGACATCTACGTCGTTCGACAGACATACCTCGATGTGGCCGATGAAATCTTTCGCAACGTCGGTACAGTGCATGGCAAACGGCCGGCTGTGCTGGTCATCTGCTCGACGCCACAGATTGCGCAAAAGCTGTCCAGCACCGCGAGTCAGCGGCGTTCCCCTGCTGTATACGAAttcatcagccagccctGCGGGCCATGTAGAACAGCCGATGCGCTCAGGGGGTGTGTCAATCGTCGGGAGACTGAGAGTCCGCGTCCGAGTCCGCCATTAACTAGTGAGACTATAGATAGCTATGGCCATGTCACTGTCATTGAGACTGCAAACAGCGGCGCAAGTGGCATGCCATATACAGGATGCGCTACGAATGGCTATCGCGCTGCCAATGGCATCCCACAGGACACTCCCCAAGTTCATACAAACCAGCGTGCGAACGGCCTGACAGGACTCAAAATCGAGACTCTGAAATCCCCCGCCTCTCCGATCGCTCTCTCCCCCAAAACACTAGCGCTGCAAAACGGCAAGACGGTTTCCACAGGCGTCGAGGTCCAGCTCAGCCCGACCTCAGCAGTGACGACCATCACCACCTCTGCCGTCGAGGAGGGCGATGGCGCCGTGACCGAAATCTCAGCGACCCTTGAAGCGTCTCACATTGTTCCCTCGGTGCTACTCGTCGATGACAATTCGGTCAACCTGCAACTCCTCGTTGCGGTCATGAAAAAGGCCAAGTTCTCCTACTTTACTGCGTgcaacggcctcgaagcgCTGGAAGTGTACAAGGCGCATGCAAAGGAAATTCACGTGATTCTGATGG ATATCTCCATGCCGGTCATGGACGGCCTCGAATCCACGCGGGAGATCCGGCTCTTTGAAAAAACGCAGCGCGAAAGTCCAGCGTTTAAGCCAGCGACAATTATCGCACTCTCGGGATTGGGCAGCGCGTCTGTGCGCCAGGAGGCGTTTAATTCAGGGCTTGACCTGTTTCTTTCGAAACCGGTGCGGTTTCAGGAGCTTACCACGCAGTTGGGGGAGTTGATGCGATGA
- a CDS encoding uncharacterized protein (transcript_id=CADANIAT00009315) — protein sequence MGQIQLPPSPPVVAAEPSTLDELPSYDEVTRPIEPYHDSESDDLLSPPPDAYEIPGQQTYQSIRPTQRFSGSVTLDPSYSSDPRMLESLIESQTRLPPRPCLSIHGSHRETRRSGNETKNENVTDFDFRIDLTRTILRWGRNEASGPSVRWSYTTVVSDHDGQKAYRGGRIRSRAGNAKPGRIALGDAVEGERLMELESQEDYPGIRGWCERFCSDPAPVKSFTYRRTLHGFDANPMRTSLTSHIRSTGYQGHIVINPVIANGFVTVYSPHWINTLRNNAYVYWICIVLQLWLITWPIIWFMERRYEVVRSEWFSSKTVADASTPGGSRKCYAAAGMDEAKAAELWAPVVREAAWQRRAGGCILGDAEIETLRRQGIERREQLGEGRDLLRRGQNLLGAMGIRSIGGVNVTGAWGGDSSSASSSRFSIRMG from the exons ATGGGCCAGATCCAACTTCCCCCCTCGCCCCCGGTCGTGGCCGCAGAACCCTCCACATTGGACGAGCTCCCTTCCTACGATGAAGTCACCAGACCAATCGAGCCCTACCACGACAGCGAAAGCGACGATCTCCTATCCCCTCCGCCTGACGCGTACGAGATCCCCGGCCAGCAAACGTACCAGAGCATCCGACCGACCCAGCGGTTCTCTGGCTCGGTGACGCTCGATCCGTCCTACTCCAGCGACCCTCGCATGCTCGAGTCCTTGATCGAGTCGCAGACGCGTCTCCCGCCGCGCCCATGCCTGTCCATTCACGGCAGCCATAGAGAAACCCGACGGAGCGGGAACGAGACCAAGAACGAGAACGTGACGGATTTCGATTTTCGAATCGACCTGACCCGCACAATCCTGCGCTGGGGCCGCAATGAAGCCAGTGGGCCTAGCGTGCGGTGGTCGTATACGACCGTCGTGAGCGACCACGACGGGCAAAAGGCGTACCGCGGAGGACGGATTCGGTCGCGCGCGGGCAACGCGAAGCCCGGGCGGATCGCGCTCGGCGACGCGGTCGAGGGAGAGAGGCtcatggagctggagagccAGGAGGACTATCCCGGGATCAGGGGCTGGTGCGAGCGGTTCTGCAGCGATCCCGCCCCCGTAAAGTC CTTCACTTACCGCCGCACCCTGCACGGCTTCGACGCGAACCCGATGCGCACTTCGCTCACCTCCCATATCCGCTCAACCGGCTACCAGGGCCACATCGTCATCAACCCAGTCATCGCCAACGGCTTCGTGACCGTCTACTCGCCGCACTGGATCAATACCCTGCGTAACAACGCCTACGTCTACTGGATCTGTATCGTCCTCCAACTTTGGCTCATCACCTGGCCCATTATATGGTTCATGGAGCGGCGGTATGAGGTCGTCCGGTCCGAGTGGTTCTCGTCCAAGACGGTCGCCGACGCTTCTACGCCCGGCGGGTCGAGAAAGTGCTACGCGGCCGCAGGGATGGACGAGGCGAAGGCCGCCGAGCTGTGGGCGCCCGTTGTGCGCGAGGCTGCATGGCAGAGGCGCGCTGGTGGGTGTATCCTGGGCGATGCCGAGATCGAGACGCTGAGGAGGCAGGGCATCGAGAGGAGAGAGCAGCTGGGTGAGGGTCGAGACTTGCTGCGGCGCGGGCAGAACCTGCTGGGGGCCATGGGGATCCGCAGTATAGGGGGTGTGAACGTCACAGGGGCCTGGGGAGGCGATAGCTCGAGCGCGAGCAGTTCGCGGTTCAGTATCCGGATGGGCTGA
- a CDS encoding uncharacterized protein (transcript_id=CADANIAT00009316) encodes MLRTYGRSLDILSSAMWRSDPAEPLLRDMLRFIADVIPRFYGPFASDMIRKAIIEFISACAGLVLFNLYIKFFETEYAGRITLALMAPGFPYFLRRKTGMAESYAFFAFPESLFPKSMFIPVYLPVIPGLVRYNNFANDLLSYCKESILGGERFNYTVSYARTNDHTPMESLRETASSLNACVANTRATLADVGSKDLHGAVTKLFSGYAVYHYSAARYRLSELEIPELEAAKLKLLNSSDGLDFGQSLDLEISKIQTLDIRPAGSNRETPAVSYAM; translated from the exons ATGCTGAGAACG TATGGACGATCTCTGGACATTCTTAGCTCGGCTATGTGGCGGTCAGACCCAGCCGAACCCCTGCTACGAGACATGCTGCGGTTCATCGCCGATGTTATCCCGCGATTCTATGGGCCTTTTGCGAGTGATATGATCCGGAAGGCCATTATCGAGTTCATCAGTGCGT gtgctggtcttgttctaTTTAATCTATATATAAAGTTCTTCGAGACTGAGTATGCGGGCAGGATCACCCTGGCGCTGATGGCGCCGGGTTTTCCGTATTTCCTTAGACGGAAGACTGGCATGGCAGAATCATACGCTTTCTTCGCTTTTCCCGAATCTCTTTTTCCGAAGAGTATGTTTATACCGGTCTACCTTCCCGTCATCCCGGGCCTGGTGCGTTACAACAACTTCGCCAATGACCTGCTTTCTTACTGCAAGGAGTCTATCCTCGGTGGAGAAAGGTTCAACTATACAGTGAGCTATGCAAGGACAAACGACCACACGCCGATGGAATCACTGCGCGAAACAGCCTCGTCGTTGAATGCATGTGTGGCCAACACAAGAGCAACCCTCGCCGACGTGGGCTCAAAAGATCTGCATGGCGCTGTCACCAAGCTCTTCAGCGGTTATGCCGTGTATCATTACAGTGCCGCCAGATATCGGCTGTCTGAGttggagattccagagctcGAGGCGGCCAAA TTGAAGCTTCTCAATAGCTCGGATGGCCT TGATTTTGGACAATCCCTAGACCTTGAGATTTCGAAGATCCAGACTCTGGATATTCGCCCAGCAGGATCGAACAGGGAAACGCCCGCCGTTTCTTACGCGATGTAG
- a CDS encoding uncharacterized protein (transcript_id=CADANIAT00009318), with protein MLSLPLILAAGSLSTLIAGAPVPSNPLSGHRHAERHSHALSHARSLDKRAYNVLGGNGKVAAGWPDHDNWWPDFDEMFEANRDTMRQSCTQWNVPNNSDDEIDNISSAIKEVSESSGVDPRFILAIVIQESNGCVRAPTTNYGVTNPGLMQSHNGQGSCNNGEVLTPCPAEQIKQMIKDGTEGTSDGDGLKQCLEQAGGVGDAANFYAAARIYNSGSIPASGNLGQGIATHCYSSDVANRLTGWSTGPSTCEDNVIGSLDKAVTSIFRFTSSLVGGSDSDSSDSDDSDSGSTESSTSTTTAAPTATEAPTSTTEAPTTTEAPATTEAPSTVTSTSTTTSTSTSTNTVTYTLNGSPTDTPAATSSASTAPAAPTASSGSSSAPIYPYANSSCTQYYTVMDGDYCLKVEEAIGVSLSQLRELNSGLKEDCTNLWLGYQYCIKA; from the exons ATGCTGTCCCTTCCTTTGATCCTGGCTGCTGGCAGCCTTTCCACCCTCATTGCTGGGGCCCCCGTCCCGTCCAATCCCTTGAGCGGCCACAGACACGCAGAACGACACTCGCACGCTCTCTCGCACGCGCGTTCCCTTGACAAACGTGCCTACAACGTCCTTGGAGGAAATGGCAAGGTCGCCGCCGGTTGGCCTGATCATGATAACTGGTGGCctgactttgatgagat GTTCGAAGCCAACCGCGATACGATGCGTCAATCCTGCACCCAATGGAATGTCCCTAACAATTCGGACGACGAAATCGATAACATCTCGTCCGCCATCAAAGAGGTCTCTGAATCCTCCGGCGTCGACCCCCGCTTCATCCTGGCTATCGTCATCCAGGAAAGCAACGGCTGTGTGCGCGCCCCTACCACCAACTACGGCGTCACCAACCCGGGCTTGATGCAGTCGCACAACGGCCAGGGCTCATGCAACAATGGCGAGGTCTTGACCCCATGCCCTGCCGAGCAGATCAAGCAAATGATCAAGGACGGCACCGAGGGTACCAGCGATGGTGACGGGCTCAAGCAGTGCCTCGAGCAGGCGGGCGGTGTTGGCGATGCCGCCAACTTCTACGCCGCCGCTCGTATCTACAACTCGGGCTCGATCCCTGCCTCGGGTAACCTTGGCCAGGGTATCGCGACTCACTGCTACTCGTCGGATGTTGCCAACCGTCTGACCGGCTGGTCTACTGGCCCTAGCACCTGCGAGGACAATGTGATCGGGTCTCTCGACAAGGCCGTCACCAGCATTTTCCGGTTCACCTCCAGCTTGGTTGGCGGTTCAGACTCTGACTCGAGCGATTCGGACGATTCGGATTCTGGCTCGACCGAGTCTTCTACATCTACCACCACTGCTGCGCCAACCGCTACAGAGGCTCCGACATCTACCACTGAAGCCCCGACGACAACGGAGGCTCCTGCTACGACCGAAGCCCCCAGCACCGTCACCAGCACAAGCACTACTACCTCGACCAGCACGAGCACTAACACCGTGACTTACACCCTCAATGGCAGCCCCACTGACACTCCGGCGGCGACGAGCAGTGCCAGCACTGCTCCCGCCGCCCCCACCGCTTCGTCCGGTTCATCCTCTGCGCCAATCTACCCGTACGCCAACTCCTCCTGCACGCAGTACTACACCGTCATGGACGGCGACTACTGCCTGAAGGTCGAGGAGGCTATTGGCGTTTCCCTCAGCCAGCTCCGCGAGTTGAACTCCGGGCTGAAGGAAGACTGCACGAATCTCTGGCTGGGCTACCAGTACTGCATCAAGGCTTAG
- a CDS encoding MFS transporter (transcript_id=CADANIAT00009314), with the protein MEEKAEPREHDLPRSEVTESSPNTSSSRPQSPDLKQHPLLRALLYTPPACRYTPSAPPNFNLWLNGLFAFAGTFTVANLYYAQPLLDMLASYFGVSQERASLIPTCSQAGYAAGLIFICPAGDMVRRRPFVLLLTFITATMWIGLCVTESYGVFLALNLLCGMTTVTPQIMLPLVGDLAPPARRATALSIVSSGLVLGLLFARLLSGIIAESSSWRNVYWLSLGLQYLIFFLLWLFMPDYPSTNTDISYFRILGSIAVLFTKHPVLVQATLMGFLTSATFTSFWTTLTFLLSGKPYNYDTLTIGLFSIAGLSPMIFNPIYSRLVIDKYVTQLSITISLLTSMTGIAIGAYTGAFTVAGPILHAALLDFGNQATMIANRAAIYAVAPKARNRVNTGYMVGAFVGQLMGTAVGNRVYAEHGWMIAQTVSLVFAAVALGIGLARGPREKAWVGWTGGVYFRRVHEDPSSSGSPASDGSGESGRTEGQARS; encoded by the exons atggaagagaaagctgAACCGCGGGAGCACGATTTGCCCAGGTCAGAG GTTACTGAGAGTTCCCCTAATACATCCTCCTCCCGGCCCCAGAGCCCCGATCTCAAGCAACATCCGCTTCTCCGCGCGCTCCTCTACACGCCCCCCGCATGCAGGTATACACCCAGCGCACCTCCCAACTTCAACCTCTGGCTCAACGGGCTCTTCGCGTTCGCCGGAACCTTCACTGTCGCAAACTTGTACTATGCGCAGCCGCTTCTCGATATGCTTGCGTCCTACTTTGGTGTCAGCCAAGAGCGGGCGTCTCTGATCCCCACCTGTTCGCAAGCCGGCTACGCAGCGGGTCTGATTTTCATCTGCCCGGCGGGTGACATGGTGCGTCGCAGGCCGTTTGTGCTCCTATTGACCTTTATCACCGCGACTATGTGGATTGGATTGTGTGTCACAGAGAGCTATGGCGTTTTCCTTGCGTTGAATCTTCTGTGTGGGATGACCACCGTCACACCA CAAATAATGCTCCCCCTTGTCGGCGACCTCGCGCCCCCCGCGCGCCGCGCAACCGCCCTCTCAATTGTCTCCTCAGGGCTTGTTCTGGGTCTTCTCTTCGCGCGGCTTCTATCCGGTATCATCGCCGAGAGCTCCTCCTGGCGCAATGTCTACTGGCTCTCGCTGGGACTGCAGTAcctgatcttcttcctgctctgGCTGTTCATGCCAGACTACCCCTCCACAAACACGGATATCTCCTACTTCAGGATACTGGGCTCGATCGCGgtcctcttcaccaaacATCCAGTCCTCGTACAGGCGACGCTGATGGGCTTCCTGACGAGTGCAACCTTCACCTCCTTCTGGACGACTCTGACATTCCTATTATCGGGAAAGCCGTATAATTACGACACGCTCACGATCGGCCTCTTCTCGATCGCAGGCTTGTCACCCATGATCTTCAACCCGATCTACTCGCGCCTTGTGATAGACAAATACGTCACCCagctctccatcaccatcagccTCCTCACCTCCATGACCGGCATCGCAATCGGCGCGTACACGGGCGCCTTCACAGTTGCCGGTCCGATCCTGCACGCCGCTTTGCTCGATTTCGGGAACCAGGCAACGATGATCGCAAACAGGGCGGCTATATATGCGGTTGCACCCAAGGCACGCAATAGAGTCAATACGGGGTATATGGTAGGTGCGTTTGTGGGACAGCTGATGGGAACGGCTGTTGGGAACCGAGTTTATGCGGAGCACGGGTGGATGATCGCGCAGACAGTAAGCTTGGTTTTTGCTGCTGTAGCGCTAGGAATTGGATTGGCGAGAGGACCACGAGAGAAGGCGTGGGTTGGGTGGACTGGGGGTGTGTATTTTCGGAGAGTGCATGAGGATCCGAGTTCGAGTGGAAGTCCTGCGAGTGATGGAAGTGGTGAGAGTGGTAGGACTGAGGGGCAGGCTCGTTCTTGA
- a CDS encoding peroxidase family protein (transcript_id=CADANIAT00009313), translated as MKLTAPSLLALAGVVSATLHLDLNLGGSHPHVHASNSKLGAENPHAWIAAGDGDARSPCPMMNTLANHGYIHRDGRNITREGLANGLVDSINFSQELAESMFDNVLAMDPTATNFDLDSLNAHNVGEHDASLSRADAYFGNNHVFNPNVFAQTRAYWTHPTVTAAMLANSKIARQLHSKAFNPAYTYTEKTEQTSYTETGFPILAFGDIEAGTVNRDFVEYWFENERLPSEVGWTVREEPVTPEQLAAVTQMIAEAVKLVTGEKKQ; from the exons ATGAAGCTCACTGCACCGTCGCTCCTTGCCCTAGCCGGCGTCGTCTCCGCCACCCTCCATCTAGACCTGAACCTGGGCGGATCGCACCCACACGTTCATGCTTCCAACTCCAAACTCGGTGCCGAGAACCCGCATGCTTGGATTGCTGCTGGGGATGGAGACG CCCGCAGTCCCTGCCCGATGATGAACACCCTTGCCAACCACGGCTATATCCACCGAGACGGGCGTAACATCACACGCGAGGGCCTGGCCAATGGACTGGTTGACTCAATCAACTTCTCCCAAGAATTGGCCGAGAGCATGTTTGACAATGTCCTGGCCATGGACCCAACCGCCACAAACTTTGATCTAGACTCCCTGAATGCGCACAACGTCGGCGAGCATGATGCCTCTCTCAG CCGCGCGGATGCCTACTTCGGCAACAACCACGTCTTTAATCCCAACGTATTCGCCCAAACACGCGCCTACTGGACGCACCCTACAGTGACCGCCGCCATGCTTGCAAATAGCAAGATCGCACGGCAGCTGCACAGCAAAGCATTCAACCCTGCCTACACGTACACAGAGAAAACCGAGCAGACGAGCTACACGGAGACCGGTTTCCCGATCCTGGCCTTTGGCGATATCGAGGCCGGCACGGTGAACCGTGACTTCGTGGAGTACTGGTTTGAAAATGAGCGGTTGCCATCAGAGGTCGGATGGACTGTGCGTGAGGAGCCGGTGACGCCGGAGCAGCTGGCAGCCGTGACGCAGATGATCGCGGAGGCCGTCAAGTTGGTGACgggggagaagaagcagtaA